The Lacipirellula parvula genome window below encodes:
- a CDS encoding sigma-70 family RNA polymerase sigma factor — protein MSADSANGSHGFAGDDSRDNIAALISSARRGSADSLGRLLQMYRNYLTVLAGTQIERRLQPRMSPSDVVQETMLRAHANFAQFRGASEPELVSWLRQILVNNLARFVEQHVLAARRDVRREVSIERLGNALEQSTIQLAALLPAGSRSPSAAAQQREEAVVLADRLALLAADYREVLMLRNLQGLPFETIAEQMGRSVSATRMLWLRAIEKLRGLYSGDQLDEG, from the coding sequence ATGTCCGCAGACTCCGCCAACGGCTCACACGGGTTCGCGGGGGATGATTCACGCGACAATATCGCTGCGCTGATCAGCAGCGCCCGCCGGGGAAGCGCTGATAGTTTAGGCCGGCTGCTGCAGATGTACCGCAACTACCTAACGGTGCTGGCAGGAACGCAGATCGAGCGGCGGCTGCAGCCTCGAATGAGCCCCTCCGACGTCGTGCAGGAAACGATGCTGCGGGCTCACGCCAACTTTGCCCAGTTCCGCGGTGCTTCCGAACCGGAGCTGGTCAGCTGGCTGCGGCAAATCTTGGTGAACAACTTGGCCCGGTTTGTCGAACAGCATGTCCTGGCGGCGCGCCGCGACGTGCGGCGCGAGGTGTCGATCGAGCGGCTCGGCAACGCGCTTGAGCAATCGACGATTCAGCTCGCCGCGCTACTACCCGCGGGAAGTCGTTCGCCAAGCGCTGCTGCGCAACAGCGTGAAGAGGCGGTCGTGCTGGCCGATCGATTAGCGTTACTCGCGGCGGACTACCGCGAAGTGCTGATGCTGCGTAACCTGCAGGGGTTGCCGTTCGAAACCATCGCCGAGCAAATGGGGCGCTCCGTAAGTGCGACGCGGATGCTCTGGCTGCGGGCCATCGAGAAGCTTCGCGGATTGTATTCTGGGGATCAACTGGATGAAGGCTGA
- a CDS encoding serine/threonine-protein kinase, translating to MKAEASTENFSAASLPPEEQERLACILDEYLAALERGKPITPEQLLAAHPGDASRLRAYLSGLQLFHAAGPAAVAGLAVDRPRAGRTIGDYELLREIGRGGMGVVYDAMQRSLRRRVALKILPMTSAQDPRHIARFKNEAQAAAQAQHPNIVPVFAVGEAEGVHYYAMQLIEGESLACFVRRGSNAPDQPAPSTLLNNTQTAWEAATQPFLIPSSVSEAPVAGPSRRSVSGILKTASHVEWAAQLAVQAARGLHAAHEFGVIHRDVKPSNLLVDRNGKLWITDFGLARMREAEALTHTGDILGTMRYMSPEQALGRTTLVDHRTDVYSLGVTLYELATFVHPAGEAGDVQLFFERTRQSYRSLRHWNPHVPVDFETIVLKAMGEFPQDRYATAAEMADDLERFLRGEPIQACRPSVATRAAKWARRHRGAVMTAVGCACLAFVGLSVSVVKIAAEKANVVAESELRENALRVTREALDEFTMLYGEQLAGINGAEGVRRHAYERGIKYYEQVAQQSADDPRLAADHGMALGKLGSLKAKLGADEEALKLLQQAQRKYEQLVADEPANSEYIRRLALIYNNVGLHLGKIGRSADALALLRQADALQSQLAASADDATELSADVAATQSNLGILLGGSGDQAEAARHFVESVRLQTEALERSPHDQLAMADLAAGLSNLGAQQQKQGDLAAAVASFERAMALREKLLALAPLNQNYQAELAGALNNVGYALSVQKEWALAERHYADAIEFQKQLVAASPLTLQHQRNLAVTYNNLGQVQLQRDRNSAERRSAAEQSFRTALEWQLKVLAAEPNDVATLSHLGGVYNNLAMLHEAAGRAADAEGNFKLAIERQRQALERAANHQLIRQMLGKHYYNYAEFLAKESRHEEARRVALQRRDLWANNHALLFSAAEQLAALSGRAAESEQDAEAAAIAAVDTLRSAVAAGLDASWLKSATLTPLAARGDFERLVRTAPVTTQTPENLVRE from the coding sequence ATGAAGGCTGAAGCTTCCACCGAGAACTTCTCCGCTGCATCTCTCCCGCCCGAGGAGCAGGAACGGCTCGCCTGCATCCTCGACGAGTACCTTGCTGCGCTCGAACGCGGCAAACCGATCACCCCGGAACAATTGCTTGCCGCGCATCCCGGCGACGCGTCGCGGCTGCGGGCCTATCTCAGCGGGTTGCAGCTATTTCACGCGGCCGGCCCGGCGGCAGTGGCGGGGCTCGCCGTCGATCGCCCGCGGGCTGGTCGTACGATTGGCGACTACGAGTTGCTGCGCGAGATCGGTCGCGGCGGGATGGGAGTCGTCTACGACGCGATGCAGCGCTCGTTGCGGCGGCGGGTCGCTCTCAAAATCTTGCCGATGACCTCCGCCCAAGATCCACGACATATCGCGCGGTTCAAAAATGAAGCGCAGGCGGCTGCTCAGGCTCAGCACCCGAACATCGTGCCCGTGTTCGCCGTCGGCGAGGCCGAGGGCGTCCACTACTACGCGATGCAGTTGATCGAGGGCGAGTCGCTGGCCTGTTTCGTGCGCCGGGGCTCAAACGCTCCTGATCAACCGGCGCCAAGTACGCTGCTCAACAATACGCAAACAGCCTGGGAAGCGGCGACGCAGCCGTTTCTGATTCCTTCAAGCGTTAGCGAAGCTCCCGTCGCCGGCCCCTCGCGGCGTAGCGTGAGCGGAATTCTGAAAACGGCGTCGCACGTGGAGTGGGCGGCTCAGCTTGCCGTACAGGCGGCGCGAGGCCTGCACGCGGCCCACGAGTTCGGCGTCATCCATCGCGACGTGAAGCCGTCGAATCTGCTCGTTGATCGCAACGGCAAGCTGTGGATTACCGACTTCGGCTTGGCGCGGATGCGCGAGGCGGAGGCGCTCACCCACACGGGCGATATCCTCGGCACGATGCGCTATATGAGCCCCGAGCAGGCGCTGGGGCGAACGACGCTCGTCGACCATCGGACCGACGTTTATTCGCTGGGAGTGACGCTCTACGAGTTGGCGACCTTCGTTCATCCCGCGGGGGAAGCCGGCGACGTTCAGCTGTTCTTCGAACGGACGCGGCAGAGCTATCGATCGTTGCGGCATTGGAACCCGCATGTGCCTGTCGATTTCGAGACGATTGTCTTGAAGGCGATGGGCGAGTTTCCGCAGGATCGTTATGCAACGGCGGCGGAGATGGCGGACGACCTCGAGCGATTCCTACGGGGGGAACCGATCCAGGCCTGTCGCCCGAGCGTGGCCACCCGTGCGGCAAAGTGGGCTCGCCGGCATCGCGGGGCGGTGATGACCGCCGTGGGTTGCGCCTGCCTGGCCTTCGTCGGGCTATCGGTGAGCGTCGTGAAAATCGCCGCAGAAAAAGCCAACGTCGTCGCTGAAAGCGAGTTGCGCGAGAACGCCTTGCGCGTCACCCGCGAAGCGCTCGATGAGTTTACGATGCTTTACGGCGAGCAGCTCGCCGGTATCAACGGCGCCGAAGGCGTACGCCGACACGCCTACGAACGTGGCATCAAGTACTACGAGCAAGTCGCCCAGCAATCCGCCGATGATCCACGGTTGGCCGCGGACCATGGAATGGCTCTCGGCAAGCTGGGTTCGCTCAAAGCCAAGCTCGGGGCCGACGAAGAAGCGCTCAAACTCCTGCAACAAGCGCAGCGGAAGTACGAGCAGCTCGTCGCCGACGAACCGGCGAACTCCGAGTATATTCGCCGGCTGGCATTGATCTATAACAACGTCGGCCTGCATCTTGGGAAGATTGGACGCAGCGCTGACGCGCTCGCGTTGCTTCGGCAAGCCGACGCGCTGCAGTCGCAGTTGGCAGCCTCGGCCGACGACGCGACGGAGTTGTCGGCCGACGTTGCCGCGACGCAGAGCAACCTCGGAATACTCCTCGGCGGCAGCGGCGATCAGGCAGAGGCCGCGCGGCACTTCGTCGAGTCGGTTCGGCTGCAGACGGAAGCACTAGAACGCTCGCCTCACGATCAGTTGGCGATGGCGGATCTTGCCGCCGGGTTGAGCAATCTCGGCGCACAGCAGCAGAAACAAGGCGATCTCGCTGCGGCCGTTGCTTCGTTCGAGCGCGCGATGGCGTTGCGCGAAAAGTTGCTCGCACTGGCGCCGCTCAATCAGAACTACCAGGCGGAGCTCGCCGGGGCGCTTAACAACGTTGGATATGCGCTGTCGGTGCAAAAGGAGTGGGCGCTTGCCGAGCGACACTACGCGGACGCGATCGAATTTCAAAAACAGCTGGTCGCCGCCTCGCCGCTAACGCTACAGCATCAGCGAAATTTGGCGGTGACGTACAACAATCTCGGCCAAGTTCAGCTACAGCGAGATCGCAACTCGGCGGAACGCCGCTCGGCCGCGGAACAATCGTTTAGGACGGCGCTTGAGTGGCAACTGAAGGTTCTTGCCGCTGAGCCGAACGACGTCGCCACGTTGAGCCATCTGGGGGGCGTTTACAACAACCTGGCGATGCTGCATGAAGCGGCCGGCCGAGCCGCCGATGCCGAGGGTAACTTCAAGCTCGCCATTGAACGTCAGCGTCAGGCGCTCGAGCGGGCTGCGAATCATCAACTCATCCGCCAGATGCTTGGCAAGCACTATTACAACTACGCTGAATTTCTGGCGAAAGAAAGCCGGCACGAGGAAGCGCGCCGAGTCGCGTTGCAGCGTCGCGATCTGTGGGCGAACAATCACGCGCTGCTATTCTCCGCCGCTGAGCAACTCGCCGCCCTTAGCGGTCGCGCGGCTGAGAGCGAGCAGGACGCGGAGGCTGCCGCGATTGCCGCCGTTGACACGCTGCGGAGCGCCGTCGCAGCCGGATTGGATGCGTCGTGGCTCAAGTCGGCGACGCTGACGCCGCTGGCGGCGCGCGGCGATTTCGAGCGGTTGGTGCGCACCGCGCCGGTGACGACGCAGACTCCCGAGAATCTTGTCAGAGAATAA
- a CDS encoding helix-turn-helix domain-containing protein — translation MLKRNPEPEPPILVTRREAARLLAVTERHLQNLDRAGVFKPVRLGTAVRYRRCDIEATIAKLAEGGDQ, via the coding sequence ATGCTAAAGCGAAATCCAGAACCAGAGCCGCCTATTCTCGTCACCCGGCGCGAAGCTGCACGGCTTCTGGCCGTAACCGAACGCCATCTACAAAACCTTGATAGGGCAGGGGTGTTTAAGCCTGTTCGCTTGGGGACTGCGGTCAGGTATCGACGCTGCGACATCGAAGCCACGATTGCCAAGCTGGCGGAAGGCGGCGACCAATGA
- a CDS encoding helix-turn-helix domain-containing protein, which yields MKKPEPEKPILLSRKETARLLGVSESHVKSLTKSGVLVAIHLGRTLRYRRDAIEAALKRLEGR from the coding sequence ATGAAAAAGCCCGAACCCGAAAAGCCGATTCTGCTGAGCCGCAAGGAAACCGCCCGGCTACTCGGCGTCAGCGAGTCGCATGTTAAGTCGCTGACGAAGTCCGGCGTGCTGGTTGCGATCCACCTTGGCCGCACCCTGCGTTATCGACGCGACGCGATAGAAGCCGCCCTGAAGCGACTGGAGGGCCGCTAA
- a CDS encoding helix-turn-helix domain-containing protein encodes MNSPSPQPDRRPTLSDARLAFSEAETAEMLGIAKHVLRDARYRGEIRAKKIGRCWHYPKDAIHEFLAC; translated from the coding sequence ATGAATAGCCCCTCTCCGCAGCCTGATCGCCGGCCAACATTGTCGGATGCAAGGCTCGCGTTTTCCGAAGCCGAGACGGCTGAAATGCTCGGAATCGCCAAGCACGTTCTGCGCGATGCCCGATATCGCGGCGAGATTCGCGCCAAGAAAATTGGCAGGTGTTGGCACTACCCCAAAGACGCGATTCACGAATTCCTAGCCTGCTAG